The Apodemus sylvaticus chromosome 4, mApoSyl1.1, whole genome shotgun sequence nucleotide sequence CGCTGTCTCCCCGTTACCTCTAGAGACTCCTACCTCAAGCCCCTGCCCTGGCCTCAGATTCCTAGGCAGCCTTTCTATCCCCCAGATCTTGGGGTGTAGCACACAGGAGCAGCGAGTGTGGTGTGTATGCGAAGCTGGAGGGACCAGGATGGGTATCAGCCATGGTGAACAGCCCAGACGCAGAAATTCTGCCTCTTCCTATCCCCTGAGACACAAGCCCATCGTCAAGCCAGCTTTGGGTTTAGTCCACTGTCTGGGTTTTGCTGTTGGGTAGTTTTTGGTTCTTTACGTCTATCTGGGAATGGGATGGGAGGGCTCCACATGCAGGGCTCGGCACCTGTCCTTCTCCAAGGCCTACCGCCTCCCCCCTTCCTGCAGCATATGTGTACAACGTGCAAAGTGTCCCCCTTTCCCGCAATAAAGAGAGTCCCCATCAGTGAAAATGGTGGGGGCAAGAAAGGGGCAAGAGCATCCCTCTCTTTAAAGCGAGAATtcgaatttaaaaatataataataataataataataacaataataataataataataatataattatacacAAATGTAACCATCAACAGGACATGGAGCAGAAGAAAGGAAGTGGGGTCGAGCGGGAGGAGCCCAGGACAGGGAGGGGTGGGCGGTGAGATTGTCAACTCTTCATCAGGGAGGCTGAGAGGAGGGACTGGGAACCATCACTTTAATGTCTGTGaagaaaggagatggagaaggtggTGTGAGGGCAGCGTGGCCTACAGGATGCGCCCAACCCTCTCCCAAGGGTAACACTCTAGGGCAAGGCTGGCTGGAGGTCACTGAGCAGGGGCACTGCTGCGAGGCGGGGTCGAGGGCTGTGAGTACTGATCCAAAAGAAATGCCTGGCCACAAGGCCTCGGGGAAAGGGAACAGGCTGAGTGCATGTGGGGCATCCCTGGCTGACGCAGACACCGGCAGACAGAAGGGCAATGTTACAGTACCCAGGTATCCAGCCGCATCCTCTTCACAGCTGAGCCCTCAGCCTCAGGCTCTGGGGCTGGGCGCAGCAGGCCTAGTGTGGGCCCAAAGTCCCCCCGTCCATCATCCCGGTCCCCGGTCTCATAGGATCCTCCAGCTGGGCTGCTGAGACCGTCGCCAGGCTCAGGGCGGGCAGCTGGGAACACAGCGGCTGGAGGAGGTGCAGGGCTGCGGTCACGACTTGGGGACACTGGTTCTGACTTGATGCTGATGTGGGGGTGGGTAGTGACAGTGAgagcagcacccacatggggcaAGGGGCTGCCAGGGCTGGAGTTCAGGAACACAAGAGACAGTAACAGAAAGAGTGGGAAGAAGTCACCAGACAGGGTAGACACAACAGAATGAGAGTGGGAGTCGGGGGAGGGAGACGCGTGtcaaagggaaagaagagaaatgagtGTTAGCTGCAGTCTGTCCACAGCACTCTGTCCATCTTCTACAGCCTACACCCTCAGCCCTGCTGGATGGGTGGAGGGGCTCACAACTGCCACTTTCTCAACACACATGACTCCAAGGAGACCTGTCCCTCACTCCCCACCATTCCCATGGAAAACCTCCCAAAGACTCACATGAGGTTGCTGAGAGAAACAGGGACCAGGTGGGGCTGCTGCTGAGGTggctgctgtggctgtggctgtggctgtggctgtgactgtggcgGTTGTGGCTGTTGTGGCTGCTGGGGCTGCTGCCAGGCGGTGACATTGCCTAGTGCCAGCCCTGCAGGTGAACTGAAGGCTGGTAAGGAGGACAGCTCTGCACTGGGCAGCTGGTAATCTGCAGTAAGAGAAAGGGGGGACCTGGGTGGGGAGCGCCTCACCCACTCCTTCGGGAGGAAAGGCAGTGTCTAAGGACAGATGTGAAGAACGACGAATTCATGAAGATGACAGAGAAGGCAAGCCTGATGATCACAGGCATGTGTTCTTTAACAGGGTGAAAGGACAAGTGGTTTTTAAGATATCATCAGTTTTAAAAATCAGTCATGTGTAAGTATTGCTTTTGTAAGGGCAGTTACAAAAAAGAAATGGGCATGGGAACTGGAGAAGACCTAGTATTGATCCCTTCACCAGCCCAGCCTCAGGCAGTGGAGAGGCGGCAGAAGGGAGCTCTGAGAACCCTGGGGTAATGGGACCAGGAGGTCACAAACACTCTCCCTTCTGCCCTGGCCCCACATGTCTCGGCTCTCCCTAAACAGAGCTTACgctcccacagacacacagaagagaagGGTCTGACACCCAGTCTTCATGTCCCTGAAGCATAAGGGGCTTCACTCAAGGCCTAAGCTAGGGCCAAGTGGCCACGGTGCCAGGAGACTTGTGGGTACTTCCTGTCTAGGCACGTTTCCTAAGATACTGTGATAtcgcgctggagagatggctcagcggttaagagcactggctgctcttccagaggtcttgagttcaattcccagctaccacatggtggccctcaatgagatctgacaccctcttctggtggctaaagacagctacagggtacttacatataataaacaaataaatctaaaaaaaaaaaagggtactGTGATGTCTGCATTGTTAACAAGTGACCTATTATCACCTTGCCTGCTAGTCACACAGCTCTAGTGTGCCTCATGCTGTACTGTTTGAGGTATTTAGAAATGCCCTCCCGAAGAGCCATAAAGATGTATACACACCGGGAGGACATGCTAGTCACCCAACCCATGTTCCATTGTGAATCCAAGCTCACTTGCTTTAGCCCTGTTTGTGCAGGAAGCTGGTTTGACCTCTGCAACATTCACGGCTGAAGCCATGACAGATTCTTGGCAACCTCCACTCCCCGGCTGTGAGCTCCTGGACAAGTGCTGCTGTCTAGAGCAGAGGCAGCACTCCTTCCTACAGCACAGCCACCGAGGAGAAGCCGTGTGGGAAAGCCATGTAGGACAGCAACACCATCAGGCTCCTGGTGAAGACTCCAAGACTAGCAAGCACTACTGCTCACATGAGCAGATGCAGCCCGAGGTCTGGGGAGGTGCCTGCTCCCAGGAGAAGCTAGGCTGGTGGCAGCACTCCCCGGAGCCCTGATACCGCGCTCCTTTCTTCATGGcatttctgcagtgctggggatgaaagACACCACAGGGCAGCACCCACCAGTGATCTCACCTGCACTGCAGCCCTCtgcactttcttgtttgttttgagacagggtctcactatgcatcCTTGGGTGATCTTAATATGTAGGCCAGGGTGGCTTGAACTCAAAAGagctcctctgcctgcctctgcctcttgagtactgagattaaaggtgtgtaccaccatgcccagctttacCACTACCTTAAAACTTCACTCTAGCTGGTCAGTGTCAGTTACTAGTAagctttgtttgtatttgtttatttatttatagtcttccccccccccctctagaatttttaaaaatagtttatgtgcattggtgctttgctggcatgtatgtctgtgtgagggtgtcagatcccctggaactaaagttacaaaCAGCTGTAAACCACCAGTGAGTGTTtagaattgaacctgagtcctctggaagaacagccagtgttcttaaccacctaGCCAACTCTCCAACCCCCTGGTTACTCATCTTTAAAACTAGTATAAATGCAAAATGTGGCTTCTAGGACTAACTATATACAATGCTTATTTTACAAACAAGAAAACCAGGCCCAGAATAGGCCAGTGCTTTACCTAAGGACCTCAGGAAGAAATCAGAACCCAACGCTTAGCCTGCCCCATGCCAGCACATTAGCTCTGTCTACTGGGAGGCTTATTTCCTAAGGGTCAAGAAGTTGACCTCCGGAGCACCTGGCTACCTCCTTAAGCTGCTCTTGTAGTCATCAGACAGACCTCTAGAGGTAGTGTCCACAAAGGCCAGGCCCATCTCTTAAGCAGGATATTATCATAGTAGATCATCACCTAACACCTACTGGAGTTTGGCTCACATCAAATGGGTACCCACAAATGTCTGCTGCTGACAAGTCTGCTCAGCTAGTCCTATAGCAACAGGAGCTGGAGCTTTCTCAGGGTCAAAGCTGCTTTCACACCCTAGAGACACAAGCAGTCTACAAAGAGAGCTGAGATGAACTAACTTCCCTCCTACTTCACAAGACTGAATGAGAAAAGCACAGACAGCCACCACAGTGGAATTCCCAAACAAACAACGCTTCTGAGGAGATCTGAGCtgtgttcagcctgctttcccaTTAGACTCAGGAAGTTGTTTTTTCTCCTTGTCTTGGGAATGGATGACAGGACAGGCTGGGGAGCCTCCTCTTGCCTACCTATATTCCCTGAACCAGGCCCACAGGCTACACTTCGGAAGCAGCCAGCCCCTCTCCAGCCTCAAGATTCAATAACCAGGGGGTGGGTATGCATGTGAGGCACCAAAGGAACTGGGGTCAGAGACACTGGAACAGGAAATCTGCCCAGAGTTATCAATAGCCTGGCTTCTGCAGAAGCATGCAGTAGGCTGCGGCCTGCCACTCAGCACTTCTCCTGTGGCTGGGAAAGAGGGCAAAGGTGGAGTCTGTACCTTAACATGCTTCTGATCAAAAAGGACTAGGGGAAGTGGAGGAGTTTGGAGGGGTTCTGCTCTAGTTTACTGTCACCACAGAACAGCCTGAATACTGGTCACTCAAGTGTGAGGGTCACTAATTGAAGTGGGAAAGAGCTGAGAAAGGCCTCCTTGTTAGGAAAGAGCTCACTGTCACACAAAAGCTCCATGACCAGGTGACAAAGCACTTCCCTACTAGCAAATTCTTCCTGGCCAGACACAGCAGCCTGAATGCAGCCAAGAATGTCTGAGGGCATCACACTCTGTTCTGGGGAAGGTGTGAGAGGCTGACAGAGCCATGCCAGCTTGCACTGTATGCCCCATAGTTCTACCCAGAGGCCTTTGCCATGTCCCCAGGTACTGTTCACCTTTAGACCTCTCCAGCCTTTACCAGGCTTAGCCTGCCACCCACTCACTTTgtactgagccatttctgctTAGGAAACTAGCAAATCCACTCTGCTGCACTGACCATGTTCCCTTCCCCAGTCCCCAAACCATAACTCTATTAGCCTGGTACGCCTGAATCAACCGCTCAGGCCACCTCTGGCCTGTCCCCTCACACTGGACAGGAGTTACTCTTCCACAAGGAcctatgttaaaaataaaaggtacctggttaaaagtaaattttacattaacaatgcatttttaaaagtatgtcttTGGGATATACTTTAGCACAAATAGTGCCTTTGGGATACATTTAAGACTGAAAAAGAACTTGTTTTATCTGAAGTTCCAATCAAGaattttgttatttctgtttataaactttaaaaaaaaaaaagaggggctggagaggtggctcagcgggtaagagcaccgactgctcttccaaaggtcctgagttcaaatcccagcaaccacatggtggctcacaaccatccgtaatgagatctgacgccctcttctggtgtatctgaggacagctacagtgtacttacatataataaataaatctaaaaaaaaaaaaaaaaaaaaagatttagggagctggagagatggctcagcggttgagagcactgactgctcttccagaggttctgaggtCAGTtctcaggaaccacatggtggctcacaaccatctgtaatgggatccgatgccctcttctggtgtgtctgaagacaactacactgtactcacatacataaaatcttaaaaaaaaaaagattgaatgttttttatgtgtacatgtttgtactTAGGCACGCCACATGTGTCATGTCCTAGAAGAGGCTCGGAGAGGAGGCtgggccctggagctggagttacaagtagtgGTGAGTACCTGAGgtggtactgagaactgaactgtaCTCTGGGAGAACAGCGAGTTTTCCTAACTGCTGCGCACTCTCCTTAGCCCCTGTTTTGTCTTTGGAAACAAAGTCTCATGTAACTGAGCTGGAGTTTGACTCCCTGTGTAGTTGAGGGTGACGATGAACTTCTAGTTGTCTGGTCTCTACCTCCTCCGTGTTCAGATTACAGACAAGTGCTTCCACATCGGGCTTACGAACAGTGCTAGCAACTGAGCACAAGTAAAGCTTCATGCCTGCAAGGCAAACCCTTTCTCTActaactgagctacacccccagcccaggattctgttttttatttgtttgatctACTAATTACAACTCTAATTAGTGTAGGACCTTCCTCAGACTGGAAGGAGCATCCAGTGGCCATCTCTGGTCACTCATGTGCCCTGTGCACAAGAGCACAATACACCGAATTACATGAACACTCACCTGTGTTGTAGGCAGTGGGcatggaggagaaggggaggcccTGGCTGAGTAAACTTGGTGTTGCCACGGAAACCACTGGGGTGGTGAGCGAGTGGGTAGACTGGGAGACCCCAAGGCGCTGGGCATTGTTCTGTAGGAGAAAACTGTCTATCAAGAGATGGCAAATGGGAGGGCTGTTTCAAGGTGGTCAACCATACTGCATCTGAACTAGATCCCTGAATTCCAAGGGAAGGTACCATAGCAGAGGCCCACAGACTCACAAACACAGCTGGTATGTTTGAAGGCCTCAAGACTCATAGAggtaaaacatgcacacacaaattcacatCTGCACTAATACAGACAGGAAGGCATGGGGCAGCCTGGAGCTCAATGTCAACACTGCCTTGGTacttgggtggagaggcatatggAAGAGATGTGGTCTTTcctgggttaagagcactgaagtCTCCTCTATACCGATTACAGTAACAGATGCCCCAGGAGATGTATACTGGCATCTGGGAATGAAACGTGGGATCTGGGGTGGCATGTGattgcatgtatgcacacacgtgtgtagAGCTGTCAGCTCCATCTGCTGCTGAGTCACTTGTTTATTCCAACTCCACGCTGGGGCCGAAACTGCCGGTGTGTTGGCCGCCAAAGCCTGCTTGCCTTTCCCAGCCTTTCTggcctcctgtcagcaagctggGAGGAAGCACACTCCTCTTTCCTGGCTGATGATGAGTGTAAGCACAGGAGGGGCTGTGCACGTCTCTTAAGTGCCAATGAGATGGGCTGGGGTAGGAGGAGAGTGAACAGGCAGGCAGGGAAGTCCTTGCTAAGGACAAGTCCAGTACTGACTACCTCAGACTttgctacattttcttttaaggATCAGGTTTGCGTCTTAGGTTGCAATGCTGTGTGGACCTACATGGAGTCAGGAGGCCAATGGGAACTAAGGGTTTAATTCAGGTATGTCTGGGGGATAGCCTCaggctcttacacacacacacacacacacacacacacacacacacacacacacatgaataagtGTGGTAATACATAAACATCCATGCATGTGCAGatgacacacacatgccacaaccACCCTTCCCGCTACCCCCATTCTCCTTAGTATCCCACTCAACTCTATGCACAGCTCCTGACAAACAACCACACATTAAACACACAGGGAGAAGACAGGCACACAAACTCATGCTGCAGAATGAATGACACTATGCAAAGCAGGAACTCAGAGACACTGCAACATCTCAGCTGCACTTACCAGATCTAAATGGTCCTCAGTCTGGGAGCAGagataaaaccaaaaaaatggtTCAGGCTATGATTCCTGCCTTTCCCATATGGTCACCCCACTCCCCCTATCTGCCTAAGAGCAGAGTGGTCTTTCTGGCCCAAAAAGATATCTAGATATTCTGTCTATCTGATAGCCATAAAATGCTATCCATCATAAAATCCTGGCCTCCACCAGCCAGATATCGCCAGCCATTTCTTATTCCCATGGTGCAGTGTGAATTCCTTTTATCATCTCCATCATAGACCCTTTTCTCCTATCTCCTGTTCATGTTTACTGCCCTCTGGTCAGCACTGCTATGGTCCAAAGGCCCTCAGAGAAGAAAGTGTTCAAAGCCATGCTGTCTCTCAGGAAGTCCTACCTGCTACCTACCTTCATCTTCTTGCTTTTcttcccaccccccagcccccgccAGAGCCCAGAAACTCACTCACCAAGTGATGCATTAACCCTTTGCCTCCCTGGGAAGTGATGACCCGTAGATCAGGCTTGCGGCTGGCGACTCCAAGCTGGGtgttgtgggtgggtgggggtggagacttGGCAGGGATGACTTTGTTTAGGCTGTTGCCATTGGCCACGGGAAGGAGGCCAGGGGAAGCTCGGGCACTGACATAGCCATTCCCTGAGAAGTGAGATGAGAAACAAAAAATGCTGGCTTGCCCTCTGTCCCTGCCAACCGCCCCAGACAAGCGTATCTGTCACCCGAGGCTCTCAAGAGGCACGCCAGGGTTCTACATGGATGCTGAACTACCTGACACCACCTAAAGCCTTGGTCCTCAATCACTTGACATAAAGTCATTCTCTAAGCCACAGTGATGGCACTAGAAATAGAACTGACAAGCAACCATTGCTACTGCCAGCCCCAGGCACTTAAGAGAGCCCTGAAGCCATGCTTTCCCCCAAGCCTGGCACTCAGACCCCTCCATAGGCCTCACACAGGAGCCGAATGACCCAAGCGGGACAGGTGGTAGGCAGGCTGTGATCTGGTCTTCTGTTAAGGAGCCTGGTTACTAGAGCCAGCTAACCATTTAGATTACTTCCTTGCCAGGAACTGGAACTCTGTGCTTTTCATCAGCACAAGCTGCCTGCCACCATGGGGAAC carries:
- the Mef2d gene encoding myocyte-specific enhancer factor 2D isoform X4, which encodes MGRKKIQIQRITDERNRQVTFTKRKFGLMKKAYELSVLCDCEIALIIFNHSNKLFQYASTDMDKVLLKYTEYNEPHESRTNADIIESSVPAPNFAMPVTVPVSNQNSMQFSNPSSSLVTPSLVTSSLTDPRLLSPQQPALQRNSVSPGLPQRPASAGAMLGGDLNSANGACPSPVGNGYVSARASPGLLPVANGNSLNKVIPAKSPPPPTHNTQLGVASRKPDLRVITSQGGKGLMHHLTEDHLDLNNAQRLGVSQSTHSLTTPVVSVATPSLLSQGLPFSSMPTAYNTDYQLPSAELSSLPAFSSPAGLALGNVTAWQQPQQPQQPQPPQSQPQPQPQPQQPPQQQPHLVPVSLSNLIPGSPLPHVGAALTVTTHPHISIKSEPVSPSRDRSPAPPPAAVFPAARPEPGDGLSSPAGGSYETGDRDDGRGDFGPTLGLLRPAPEPEAEGSAVKRMRLDTWVL
- the Mef2d gene encoding myocyte-specific enhancer factor 2D isoform X5, with the translated sequence MGRKKIQIQRITDERNRQVTFTKRKFGLMKKAYELSVLCDCEIALIIFNHSNKLFQYASTDMDKVLLKYTEYNEPHESRTNADIIESSVPAPNFAMPVTVPVSNQNSMQFSNPSSSLVTPSLVTSSLTDPRLLSPQQPALQRNSVSPGLPQRPASAGAMLGGDLNSANGACPSPVGNGYVSARASPGLLPVANGNSLNKVIPAKSPPPPTHNTQLGVASRKPDLRVITSQGGKGLMHHLNNAQRLGVSQSTHSLTTPVVSVATPSLLSQGLPFSSMPTAYNTDYQLPSAELSSLPAFSSPAGLALGNVTAWQQPQQPQQPQPPQSQPQPQPQPQQPPQQQPHLVPVSLSNLIPGSPLPHVGAALTVTTHPHISIKSEPVSPSRDRSPAPPPAAVFPAARPEPGDGLSSPAGGSYETGDRDDGRGDFGPTLGLLRPAPEPEAEGSAVKRMRLDTWTLK
- the Mef2d gene encoding myocyte-specific enhancer factor 2D isoform X3 → MGRKKIQIQRITDERNRQVTFTKRKFGLMKKAYELSVLCDCEIALIIFNHSNKLFQYASTDMDKVLLKYTEYNEPHESRTNADIIESSVPAPNFAMPVTVPVSNQNSMQFSNPSSSLVTPSLVTSSLTDPRLLSPQQPALQRNSVSPGLPQRPASAGAMLGGDLNSANGACPSPVGNGYVSARASPGLLPVANGNSLNKVIPAKSPPPPTHNTQLGVASRKPDLRVITSQGGKGLMHHLTEDHLDLNNAQRLGVSQSTHSLTTPVVSVATPSLLSQGLPFSSMPTAYNTDYQLPSAELSSLPAFSSPAGLALGNVTAWQQPQQPQQPQPPQSQPQPQPQPQQPPQQQPHLVPVSLSNLIPGSPLPHVGAALTVTTHPHISIKSEPVSPSRDRSPAPPPAAVFPAARPEPGDGLSSPAGGSYETGDRDDGRGDFGPTLGLLRPAPEPEAEGSAVKRMRLDTWTLK
- the Mef2d gene encoding myocyte-specific enhancer factor 2D isoform X2, whose translation is MGRKKIQIQRITDERNRQVTFTKRKFGLMKKAYELSVLCDCEIALIIFNHSNKLFQYASTDMDKVLLKYTEYNEPHESRTNADIIETLRKKGFNGCDSPEPDGEDSLEQSPLLEDKYRRASEELDGLFRRYGSSVPAPNFAMPVTVPVSNQNSMQFSNPSSSLVTPSLVTSSLTDPRLLSPQQPALQRNSVSPGLPQRPASAGAMLGGDLNSANGACPSPVGNGYVSARASPGLLPVANGNSLNKVIPAKSPPPPTHNTQLGVASRKPDLRVITSQGGKGLMHHLNNAQRLGVSQSTHSLTTPVVSVATPSLLSQGLPFSSMPTAYNTDYQLPSAELSSLPAFSSPAGLALGNVTAWQQPQQPQQPQPPQSQPQPQPQPQQPPQQQPHLVPVSLSNLIPGSPLPHVGAALTVTTHPHISIKSEPVSPSRDRSPAPPPAAVFPAARPEPGDGLSSPAGGSYETGDRDDGRGDFGPTLGLLRPAPEPEAEGSAVKRMRLDTWTLK
- the Mef2d gene encoding myocyte-specific enhancer factor 2D isoform X1 gives rise to the protein MGRKKIQIQRITDERNRQVTFTKRKFGLMKKAYELSVLCDCEIALIIFNHSNKLFQYASTDMDKVLLKYTEYNEPHESRTNADIIETLRKKGFNGCDSPEPDGEDSLEQSPLLEDKYRRASEELDGLFRRYGSSVPAPNFAMPVTVPVSNQNSMQFSNPSSSLVTPSLVTSSLTDPRLLSPQQPALQRNSVSPGLPQRPASAGAMLGGDLNSANGACPSPVGNGYVSARASPGLLPVANGNSLNKVIPAKSPPPPTHNTQLGVASRKPDLRVITSQGGKGLMHHLTEDHLDLNNAQRLGVSQSTHSLTTPVVSVATPSLLSQGLPFSSMPTAYNTDYQLPSAELSSLPAFSSPAGLALGNVTAWQQPQQPQQPQPPQSQPQPQPQPQQPPQQQPHLVPVSLSNLIPGSPLPHVGAALTVTTHPHISIKSEPVSPSRDRSPAPPPAAVFPAARPEPGDGLSSPAGGSYETGDRDDGRGDFGPTLGLLRPAPEPEAEGSAVKRMRLDTWTLK